The Bacillota bacterium genome has a window encoding:
- a CDS encoding 3-isopropylmalate dehydratase large subunit yields the protein MGQTLAEKILSEKVGRSLRAGEFGVVPVDVVLMHDGTGPLAVRQLGAMGLAGPRQPDRTLVFLDHGLPSPRKELSNDHVFLRDFARRAGCGLYDCGSGICHQVVVEECAGPGQVVVGADSHTCTAGALAVFATGMGSTDVAVAMGLGESWFRVPESVRVEVRGAFSPGVYAKDLILWLISHLGADGATYQALEFGGPAIAALDMSGRLTLCNMAVEAGAKTGLVASDGVTREYLAAMGRQAAWRELEPDPDAVYARRVEVDAARLAPVVAKPHRVDNVAPVSEVARTPVHQVFIGSCTNGRLEDLRAAAAILRGRKVAAGVRLLVMPASRRVYTEAMRFGVLSDLVEAGAAISPPGCGPCAGVHLGILGDDEVCLSTTNRNFQGRMGNPRSSVYLGSPATCAATALRGVITDPREVLG from the coding sequence TTGGGTCAGACGCTGGCGGAGAAGATCCTGTCGGAGAAGGTAGGGCGATCCCTGCGGGCGGGGGAATTCGGCGTGGTGCCCGTGGACGTGGTCCTCATGCACGATGGCACCGGCCCTCTGGCCGTGCGGCAGCTGGGGGCGATGGGTCTGGCCGGCCCGCGGCAACCCGACCGGACCCTGGTGTTCCTGGACCACGGGCTGCCCAGCCCGCGCAAGGAGCTGTCCAACGACCACGTCTTTTTGCGGGATTTTGCGCGGCGGGCGGGATGCGGGCTGTACGATTGCGGCTCCGGCATCTGCCACCAGGTGGTGGTGGAGGAGTGCGCAGGCCCCGGGCAGGTGGTGGTGGGGGCGGATTCCCATACCTGCACGGCCGGGGCCCTGGCCGTCTTTGCCACCGGCATGGGCTCCACCGACGTGGCCGTGGCCATGGGCCTGGGGGAAAGCTGGTTCCGTGTCCCCGAGAGCGTGCGGGTGGAGGTGAGAGGTGCATTTTCCCCCGGGGTTTATGCCAAAGACCTCATCCTCTGGCTCATCAGCCACCTGGGGGCCGATGGCGCCACCTATCAGGCCCTGGAGTTCGGGGGTCCCGCCATCGCGGCCCTGGATATGTCCGGACGGCTCACGCTGTGCAACATGGCGGTGGAGGCCGGTGCCAAGACGGGCCTGGTGGCCTCCGATGGCGTCACCCGGGAGTATCTGGCCGCCATGGGGCGGCAGGCGGCCTGGCGAGAACTGGAGCCGGATCCCGATGCGGTGTATGCCCGGCGCGTGGAGGTGGACGCCGCCCGGCTCGCGCCCGTGGTGGCGAAGCCCCACCGGGTAGACAATGTGGCCCCGGTGAGTGAGGTGGCCCGCACCCCCGTGCACCAGGTGTTCATCGGCTCGTGCACCAACGGGCGCCTGGAGGATCTGCGCGCGGCGGCTGCCATCCTGCGGGGGAGGAAGGTGGCCGCGGGGGTGCGCCTGCTGGTGATGCCCGCCTCCCGGCGGGTGTACACGGAGGCCATGCGCTTCGGGGTGCTGTCCGACCTGGTGGAGGCCGGGGCCGCCATATCTCCACCCGGCTGCGGGCCCTGCGCCGGCGTGCACCTGGGCATCCTGGGTGACGACGAGGTGTGCCTGTCCACCACCAATCGCAACTTCCAGGGCCGCATGGGCAACCCCAGGTCGTCCGTGTATCTCGGTTCTCCGGCTACCTGTGCCGCCACTGCCCTGCGCGGGGTTATCACCGACCCGAGGGAGGTGCTGGGATGA
- the icd gene encoding NADP-dependent isocitrate dehydrogenase, with protein sequence MPRGEFCRWENGRLVVPDRPVVGFIAGDGIGPEIWEATRPVLDAAVARAYGGTRGIQWWPLQAGESAWRETGEYLPSATLEAFRRCRVAIKGPLTTPVGGGFRSVNVALRQVLDLYACVRPVRWFRGLPSPLRRPEQVDLVIFRENTEDVYAGIEWPAGSPEARRLLEFLADGLGVKIGEDSGVGIKPISREASRRLVRKAIMYTLERGRRSVTLVHKGNIMKYTEGAFCRWGYELAEEEFCGVVVREDTPGETASARLVIRDRIADNMLQQLITRPGEYDVIAAPNLNGDYLSDAAAALVGGLGVAPGANMSDEVAVFEPTHGSVPRYAGQGRANPTSLILSGAMMLEHLGWGEAARLVYAGVEEVIAGGTLTPDLARTAESPRAVSTAEFGAAVAEWIGMPEEARGRHRRA encoded by the coding sequence ATGCCACGCGGGGAGTTCTGCCGCTGGGAGAATGGCAGGCTGGTGGTGCCCGATCGCCCCGTGGTGGGCTTCATCGCCGGCGACGGCATCGGCCCGGAGATATGGGAGGCAACGCGTCCCGTGCTGGATGCAGCGGTCGCGCGTGCCTACGGGGGGACCAGGGGCATCCAGTGGTGGCCGCTTCAGGCCGGGGAATCCGCCTGGCGGGAGACGGGAGAGTACCTGCCGTCTGCCACGCTGGAGGCCTTCCGCCGGTGCCGGGTGGCCATCAAGGGCCCGCTCACCACGCCGGTGGGCGGTGGCTTCCGTAGCGTGAACGTGGCGTTACGGCAGGTCCTGGACCTCTACGCCTGCGTTCGCCCCGTGCGCTGGTTCCGGGGGCTGCCTTCGCCCCTGCGGCGGCCCGAACAGGTGGACCTGGTCATATTCCGGGAGAACACCGAGGACGTCTACGCGGGCATCGAGTGGCCGGCCGGCAGTCCCGAGGCGCGCCGCCTGCTGGAGTTCCTGGCCGACGGCCTGGGGGTGAAGATCGGGGAAGATTCTGGCGTGGGCATTAAACCCATCAGCCGCGAAGCCTCGCGGCGGCTGGTCAGGAAGGCGATCATGTACACCCTGGAGCGGGGACGCAGAAGCGTCACCCTGGTGCACAAGGGGAACATCATGAAGTACACCGAGGGGGCGTTCTGCCGGTGGGGGTACGAGCTGGCGGAAGAGGAGTTTTGCGGAGTGGTGGTGCGCGAGGACACGCCCGGTGAGACGGCGAGTGCGCGGCTGGTGATCAGGGATCGCATCGCCGACAACATGCTCCAGCAACTGATCACCCGGCCGGGGGAGTACGATGTGATTGCGGCCCCCAACCTGAACGGCGACTACCTTTCGGATGCGGCCGCAGCCCTGGTGGGCGGCCTGGGGGTGGCGCCGGGCGCCAACATGTCGGACGAGGTGGCTGTGTTCGAACCCACCCACGGCTCCGTACCCAGGTACGCAGGGCAGGGCAGGGCCAATCCCACTTCCCTCATCCTGTCCGGGGCCATGATGCTCGAGCACCTGGGCTGGGGTGAAGCGGCACGGCTGGTTTACGCGGGAGTGGAGGAGGTGATCGCTGGCGGTACCCTGACTCCTGACCTGGCGCGCACGGCGGAGAGCCCTCGAGCGGTGAGCACGGCGGAATTCGGAGCGGCGGTGGCAGAGTGGATCGGCATGCCGGAGGAGGCCCGAGGGCGCCATCGACGTGCTTGA
- a CDS encoding LytTR family DNA-binding domain-containing protein produces MAHSRLRVVVADDEPPARGELRHLLEETGLAEVVAEAASAQEALAAIVRCRPDVVYLDVRMPGLSGMDLASTLGQLGRPPAVVFATAYESYAVQAFGVGAADYILKPFEPQQVLRSLLRTRERLLIRLRARNPVPIPVLGDGCIRFLRPESLVYVRARGKHCLVRACGQEYVSRLSLQELEGRLPPQFMRVHRSYIVNLHRVVEVSPWVSGSVILTLEDGARVRVPVGRTYIVPVRTALGI; encoded by the coding sequence ATGGCTCACTCCAGGCTGCGGGTGGTGGTAGCTGACGACGAGCCCCCGGCCCGGGGGGAGTTGCGCCACCTGCTGGAGGAGACGGGGCTGGCGGAAGTGGTGGCGGAGGCGGCCTCCGCTCAGGAGGCCCTGGCCGCCATCGTGCGCTGCCGTCCCGACGTGGTGTACCTGGATGTGCGCATGCCCGGTCTGAGCGGCATGGACCTGGCCAGCACCCTGGGGCAGCTGGGCCGGCCTCCGGCGGTGGTGTTCGCCACCGCCTACGAGAGCTACGCCGTGCAGGCCTTCGGGGTGGGTGCCGCGGACTACATATTGAAGCCCTTTGAGCCCCAACAGGTGCTGCGCTCCCTGCTGCGCACGCGGGAACGGTTGCTGATACGCCTCCGGGCGCGTAACCCCGTTCCCATCCCCGTCCTCGGAGATGGGTGCATTCGCTTCCTGCGTCCCGAGTCCCTCGTGTACGTGCGCGCCCGGGGCAAGCACTGCCTGGTCCGCGCCTGTGGCCAGGAATACGTGTCCCGCCTCAGCCTGCAGGAGCTGGAGGGACGGCTGCCTCCCCAGTTCATGCGGGTGCACCGGAGTTACATTGTGAACCTTCACCGGGTGGTAGAAGTGTCTCCCTGGGTCAGCGGGTCGGTCATACTCACCCTCGAGGACGGCGCCAGGGTCCGGGTGCCGGTGGGACGGACGTACATCGTTCCCGTCCGCACCGCCCTGGGGATCTGA
- a CDS encoding GntR family transcriptional regulator, with protein sequence MDVPVLPRVELSSRRDEVYRLLRRAIVRGEISVGTRLVASQLADQLGVSRTPLREALQLLEREGFVRRLATGVVEVVGLSRDEIEEVFAIRAALEGLAARYAALRAGPEEVDRMARTLAATERSARKSRFEEVDVEGLEFHTAIQRASGLKFATGHLETMRDHINRYRARTIATPGRAVELVGEHAEILKCIRLRDPDQAEAAMRRHIWNAWLVMKQAVSNQGSEAQE encoded by the coding sequence ATGGACGTGCCTGTTCTGCCCCGGGTGGAACTGAGCAGCCGGCGGGACGAGGTCTACCGCCTGCTGCGCAGGGCCATCGTGCGGGGCGAGATCTCGGTAGGGACCAGGCTGGTGGCCAGCCAGCTGGCCGACCAGCTGGGGGTGAGCCGTACCCCTCTGCGTGAGGCCCTGCAACTCCTGGAGCGGGAGGGGTTTGTGCGGCGGCTGGCCACCGGGGTGGTGGAGGTCGTGGGCCTGAGCCGGGACGAGATAGAGGAGGTGTTTGCCATCCGGGCGGCGCTGGAGGGGCTGGCGGCCAGGTACGCCGCCCTGCGGGCCGGCCCGGAGGAGGTGGACCGCATGGCGCGGACTCTGGCGGCCACCGAGCGGTCAGCACGCAAGAGCCGCTTTGAGGAGGTGGACGTGGAAGGCCTGGAATTCCACACCGCCATCCAGAGGGCCAGCGGGTTGAAGTTCGCCACCGGCCACCTGGAGACCATGCGCGACCACATCAACCGTTACCGCGCCCGCACCATTGCCACGCCCGGACGGGCGGTGGAGTTGGTGGGCGAGCACGCCGAGATCTTGAAGTGCATACGCCTCCGCGATCCCGATCAGGCGGAGGCAGCCATGCGCCGGCACATCTGGAACGCGTGGCTGGTGATGAAGCAGGCCGTCAGCAACCAGGGATCGGAAGCCCAGGAGTAG
- a CDS encoding carbon starvation CstA family protein — MNSALALILSLAAGLFTYYVYARYVDQRIIQADPRKATPARLYMDGVDFMPTSRHVLFGYQFKSIAALGPVTGPIIAMQWGWLPAFLWVIFGTMLIGWVQDYTSVMIGVRNEGQTFGALSYRLISPRGRITLLAFIFFYLILIVAAFGKIVGDMMAAVPSVPVAIVALVIVGLGAGYLIYRKHADILYTTLGMVVLALLAIWLGTSLPVKASPVAWVLFALAFSYAGAVLPIWLYGQPINYISFYLVFLGMIGAGIGVLVGHPSFTIPAFTQWTIPLGSIWPLLFVTVACGAISGWHSLVSSSGSARQLEKEIDARYVGAGSMISEMVLAVLSIIIAAATFASFAGYKEALGKGPAFIFATGMSGLLSFLGISPEFGKAFAGAMYVILAITVMQLVLRVARLSTTELLGDYVPVMRNMYVTAALVAIICWALIATGTWQYIWTLFGGSNQLMAALALMLVSIWLKQSGRNWHFTFWPMLFMFITTVVALLMTGIKLFKAPALLLAGKIKPPAGQTVAVAVGGNYISGVIAFLLVLAALVLVVDGLRVFFTSRPAAAGAQAGQTASTAD, encoded by the coding sequence GTGAACAGTGCGCTTGCGCTCATTCTGTCCCTGGCGGCAGGTCTGTTCACGTACTACGTCTACGCTCGCTACGTCGACCAGCGCATCATCCAGGCTGACCCCCGCAAGGCTACCCCGGCCCGGCTTTACATGGACGGGGTCGACTTCATGCCCACCAGCAGGCACGTCCTCTTCGGTTACCAGTTCAAATCCATCGCCGCCCTGGGCCCGGTCACCGGTCCCATCATAGCCATGCAATGGGGATGGTTACCTGCCTTCCTCTGGGTGATCTTCGGGACCATGCTCATCGGTTGGGTCCAGGACTACACCAGCGTCATGATCGGGGTGCGCAACGAGGGGCAGACTTTCGGCGCCCTGAGCTACCGCCTCATTTCTCCCCGGGGCCGCATCACCCTCCTGGCCTTCATTTTCTTCTACCTGATCCTCATCGTGGCAGCCTTCGGGAAGATCGTGGGCGACATGATGGCGGCCGTGCCCTCCGTGCCGGTGGCCATCGTGGCCCTGGTGATCGTCGGGTTGGGGGCCGGCTACCTGATCTACCGCAAGCATGCCGACATCCTGTACACCACGCTGGGCATGGTGGTGCTGGCCCTGCTGGCCATCTGGCTGGGCACCAGCCTTCCCGTCAAGGCATCGCCCGTGGCCTGGGTTCTGTTCGCGCTGGCATTCTCGTACGCCGGTGCGGTGCTGCCCATCTGGCTGTATGGCCAGCCCATCAACTACATCTCGTTCTACCTGGTGTTCCTGGGGATGATCGGGGCCGGCATCGGCGTCCTGGTGGGGCATCCCAGCTTCACGATCCCGGCGTTCACCCAGTGGACCATCCCTCTGGGGTCCATCTGGCCGCTTCTGTTCGTCACCGTGGCCTGTGGTGCCATCTCGGGATGGCACAGCCTGGTGTCCAGCTCGGGCAGCGCCCGCCAGCTGGAGAAGGAAATCGATGCCCGCTACGTGGGGGCCGGGTCCATGATCTCGGAGATGGTGCTGGCCGTCCTGTCCATCATTATCGCCGCCGCCACCTTCGCCAGCTTCGCCGGCTACAAGGAGGCCCTGGGCAAGGGTCCCGCCTTCATCTTCGCCACCGGCATGTCGGGCCTGCTCAGCTTCCTGGGCATCTCCCCGGAGTTCGGCAAGGCATTTGCCGGCGCCATGTACGTGATCCTGGCCATCACCGTCATGCAGCTGGTCCTGCGGGTGGCGCGCCTCTCCACCACGGAGCTGCTGGGCGACTATGTCCCCGTGATGCGCAACATGTACGTGACCGCGGCCCTGGTTGCCATCATCTGCTGGGCCCTGATCGCCACCGGGACGTGGCAGTATATCTGGACCCTGTTCGGCGGCTCCAACCAGCTCATGGCCGCCCTGGCCCTCATGCTGGTCTCCATCTGGCTGAAGCAGTCGGGGCGCAACTGGCACTTCACTTTCTGGCCTATGCTCTTCATGTTCATAACCACGGTCGTCGCCCTGCTCATGACGGGGATCAAGCTGTTCAAGGCCCCGGCTTTGCTCCTGGCGGGGAAGATCAAGCCTCCGGCGGGGCAGACCGTGGCTGTGGCGGTGGGCGGTAACTACATCTCGGGCGTGATCGCCTTCCTGCTGGTGCTGGCGGCCCTGGTGCTGGTGGTGGATGGCCTGCGCGTGTTCTTCACCAGCCGTCCTGCCGCAGCCGGGGCGCAGGCGGGGCAGACCGCCAGCACCGCCGACTAG
- a CDS encoding TRC40/GET3/ArsA family transport-energizing ATPase gives MSLAQFFRDNPDIRYIMFGGKGGLGKTTFSAAAAHWLAERGYRVLVFSVDPQASLSDIFERDIFGRGEVEIGPNLYACEIDADRRIAEYQEEVRQKIRDMYGMDQIPDEIENYIRAASAEPAMEESAIFDQVVDIVVKGGYDYYIYDLVPLGHALYYLSMASVYDAWITRITGLREEMRKYDAVVATIRREKETEEDRILNELIYIRDRINKSSSILTDPQRTAFFFVVTPEEMVIEDTIKAAGLFSKYEVPIRGYVVNRVVPPALLEQDIPEYLRNRILMQRGNMDRIHREFAGRILAQVPEMERDIRGMIMIDKMAGVLFGNSGGCLE, from the coding sequence TTGTCGCTGGCCCAGTTTTTCCGGGACAACCCCGACATCCGCTACATCATGTTCGGGGGCAAGGGCGGCCTGGGCAAGACCACCTTTTCGGCTGCCGCCGCTCACTGGCTGGCGGAGCGCGGCTATCGGGTGCTGGTGTTCTCGGTGGACCCCCAGGCTTCCCTCTCGGACATTTTCGAACGGGACATCTTCGGCAGGGGCGAGGTGGAGATCGGACCCAACCTCTACGCCTGCGAGATCGACGCCGACCGGCGCATCGCCGAGTACCAGGAAGAGGTGCGCCAGAAGATCCGGGATATGTATGGCATGGACCAGATCCCGGACGAGATCGAAAACTACATCCGGGCCGCGTCGGCAGAGCCGGCCATGGAGGAGAGCGCCATCTTCGACCAGGTGGTGGACATCGTGGTCAAGGGGGGCTACGACTACTACATCTACGACCTGGTGCCCCTGGGCCACGCCCTCTACTACCTGAGCATGGCTTCGGTGTATGACGCCTGGATCACCAGGATCACCGGGCTGCGGGAGGAGATGCGCAAGTACGATGCCGTGGTGGCCACCATCCGCCGGGAGAAGGAGACCGAAGAGGACCGCATCCTGAACGAGCTCATCTACATCCGCGACCGCATCAACAAGTCGTCCTCCATCCTGACCGATCCCCAGCGTACGGCGTTTTTCTTCGTAGTGACGCCGGAGGAGATGGTCATCGAGGACACCATCAAGGCGGCCGGACTGTTCAGCAAGTATGAGGTGCCCATCCGAGGTTATGTGGTCAACCGGGTGGTGCCGCCCGCCCTGCTGGAGCAGGACATCCCCGAGTACCTGCGCAACCGCATCCTGATGCAGAGGGGCAACATGGATCGCATCCACCGGGAGTTCGCCGGGCGCATCCTGGCCCAGGTGCCGGAGATGGAGAGGGACATCCGGGGCATGATCATGATCGACAAGATGGCCGGCGTCCTGTTCGGCAACTCGGGGGGGTGTCTGGAGTGA
- a CDS encoding amidase domain-containing protein, whose translation MAWWQVVDARGFALVGSLVPAGAFPLMLFLTALGSAPAVIAQVCLTTAWLLDRGYRTCAGGLAGTVGLGWLFETVLKVLVHRPRPELPHLVSAGGYSFPSGHSFVSFVLYGYLVLLVGRLAPRWRWLRVPLLLVAVGIGLSRVYLGVHYPSDVLGGWALGAAWLALTWGWILRAPGRGRAAVLERMRADRGDHGGAASGPAPGSISSSARPARRWPGPVSLGLGLLGVAMAASLGIQAGGPAEAASCEVVVVPGLAAPADLVHTVWALYHARAAGLLVGDPTPVEAFYDEDREVGRWSREHDGTRIAHLSAWAAARQVGIERVQVHVRVARAEVEQARAWLEMGVTERITCRHSRSPGASSSFGVGAWHVMQFARRDGKWLVVRDWFSDPLHESPVVAEGGAPRAPPPATPQPQAGGQPQPGGQMHGGGRPTDQASAGGKYRREAAVRYADRYCGPAAGPDSHYNRNYRDYSYLGGDCASFVSQILSDPDAGGLSTDHTWRYSGGKGTRAWVRAEDLVYYLLDSGRAALVGRGRYPEVGMAPAGAVYRLQPGDVIAYEQGGEIRHVSLVVGHDPAGYPLVNSHTGDRYHVPWDLGWDARTVFWLLHITE comes from the coding sequence TTGGCCTGGTGGCAGGTGGTGGATGCGCGGGGCTTTGCCCTGGTGGGGAGCCTGGTCCCCGCGGGGGCGTTCCCGCTCATGCTCTTTCTGACGGCTTTGGGTTCCGCCCCGGCCGTAATCGCTCAGGTGTGTCTGACGACGGCCTGGCTCCTCGACCGGGGATACCGCACCTGCGCGGGAGGGCTGGCCGGCACGGTGGGGCTGGGGTGGCTGTTCGAGACGGTCCTGAAGGTGCTCGTGCACCGTCCCCGGCCCGAACTGCCCCACCTGGTCTCGGCGGGCGGGTACAGCTTTCCCAGCGGCCATTCCTTCGTGAGCTTCGTCCTGTACGGGTACCTGGTTTTGCTGGTGGGCCGGCTCGCGCCCCGATGGCGGTGGCTCCGGGTCCCCTTGCTGCTGGTTGCGGTGGGGATTGGGCTCAGCCGGGTGTACCTGGGAGTCCACTATCCCAGCGATGTGCTGGGGGGCTGGGCGCTGGGGGCGGCCTGGCTCGCCCTCACCTGGGGCTGGATCCTGCGCGCCCCCGGTCGCGGGCGCGCCGCAGTGCTGGAGCGCATGCGCGCGGACCGGGGCGATCACGGGGGTGCGGCGTCCGGCCCGGCGCCGGGGTCGATTTCGTCGTCCGCACGTCCAGCCCGTCGTTGGCCCGGCCCGGTCAGTCTGGGCTTGGGGTTGCTGGGGGTGGCCATGGCGGCCAGCCTGGGCATTCAGGCGGGGGGGCCGGCAGAGGCGGCCAGCTGCGAGGTGGTGGTGGTCCCCGGCCTGGCCGCACCGGCCGACCTGGTTCACACGGTTTGGGCCCTCTACCATGCCCGTGCCGCCGGGCTGTTGGTAGGAGATCCCACCCCCGTGGAAGCCTTCTACGATGAGGACCGCGAGGTGGGTCGCTGGTCGCGCGAGCACGACGGCACCCGCATCGCTCACCTCTCCGCCTGGGCAGCCGCCCGGCAGGTGGGCATCGAGAGAGTGCAGGTGCACGTGCGGGTGGCCCGGGCCGAGGTAGAGCAGGCCCGGGCCTGGCTGGAGATGGGTGTCACCGAGCGCATCACCTGCCGTCACAGTCGCAGCCCCGGCGCCAGCAGTTCCTTCGGAGTGGGAGCCTGGCACGTCATGCAGTTCGCCCGGCGTGACGGCAAGTGGCTGGTGGTCAGGGACTGGTTCTCCGATCCCCTGCACGAGTCCCCCGTGGTGGCCGAGGGAGGGGCACCCCGCGCCCCGCCCCCGGCCACCCCCCAGCCACAGGCTGGCGGGCAGCCGCAGCCTGGCGGGCAGATGCACGGTGGCGGCCGGCCTACGGACCAGGCGTCCGCGGGGGGAAAGTACCGCCGGGAGGCAGCCGTCCGTTATGCGGACCGGTACTGCGGCCCGGCCGCCGGGCCGGACTCGCATTACAACCGCAACTACCGGGACTACAGCTACCTGGGGGGCGATTGCGCCAGCTTCGTCTCCCAGATCCTGAGTGACCCCGATGCCGGTGGCCTTTCCACCGACCACACCTGGCGATACTCGGGCGGCAAGGGAACCCGCGCCTGGGTGCGGGCGGAAGACCTGGTGTATTACCTGCTCGACAGCGGCCGCGCCGCGCTGGTGGGCCGGGGCCGCTACCCGGAGGTGGGGATGGCGCCGGCGGGTGCCGTCTACCGCCTGCAGCCAGGGGATGTGATCGCCTACGAGCAGGGCGGGGAAATCCGCCATGTCTCGCTGGTGGTGGGCCACGACCCCGCTGGCTACCCCCTGGTAAACAGCCACACCGGGGACCGTTACCACGTCCCCTGGGACCTGGGCTGGGACGCCCGCACGGTGTTCTGGCTCCTCCACATCACCGAATGA
- a CDS encoding 3-isopropylmalate dehydratase small subunit, whose product MIVEGRAHMFGDDISTDHIAPGRYYHLRSQLGELAKHVLEDADPEFAARLRPGDFVVAGRNFGLGSSREHAPTIMKLAGVGAVLARSMARIFFRNAINVGLPVVICDTSRIAPGDLLRLDLERGVVTDVTQGFDLRVTPLPPVMLAILRDGGLVEHVRRHGRLVLEA is encoded by the coding sequence ATGATCGTGGAGGGCCGCGCCCATATGTTCGGTGACGACATCTCGACGGATCACATTGCACCGGGCAGGTACTATCACCTGCGTTCCCAGCTGGGCGAACTGGCCAAACACGTGCTGGAGGACGCCGATCCCGAGTTCGCCGCGCGGCTCCGGCCGGGCGACTTCGTGGTGGCGGGCCGCAACTTCGGGTTGGGATCCAGCCGCGAGCACGCCCCCACCATCATGAAGCTGGCCGGGGTGGGCGCGGTGCTGGCCCGCTCGATGGCCCGCATCTTCTTCCGGAACGCCATCAACGTGGGGCTCCCGGTGGTGATCTGCGACACCTCCCGCATCGCCCCGGGGGACCTGCTCCGTTTGGACCTCGAGCGCGGTGTGGTGACCGATGTGACGCAGGGGTTCGACCTGCGGGTGACCCCGCTTCCACCGGTGATGCTGGCCATTCTGCGCGACGGCGGGCTGGTGGAACACGTCAGGCGCCACGGCCGCCTCGTCCTGGAGGCATGA
- the pyrR gene encoding bifunctional pyr operon transcriptional regulator/uracil phosphoribosyltransferase PyrR — MVTEKARIMDEEAMRRAITRIAHEILEKNKGIEGLVLVGIRRRGVPLAERLAAQIEAIEGGRVPVGSLDITLYRDDLTLRSDHPVVHRTEVPFGIQGRKVVLVDDVLYTGRTVRAALDAIMDLGRPALIQLAVLIDRGHRELPIRADYVGKNVPTSRREIIHVKLGETDDEDAVIIEEVS, encoded by the coding sequence TTGGTCACCGAGAAGGCGCGCATCATGGACGAAGAGGCCATGCGCCGGGCCATCACCCGCATCGCCCACGAGATCCTGGAGAAGAACAAGGGGATCGAGGGGCTGGTGCTGGTGGGCATCCGGCGGCGCGGGGTGCCCCTGGCGGAGCGGCTGGCGGCGCAGATCGAGGCCATCGAGGGAGGGCGGGTTCCGGTGGGGAGCCTGGACATCACCCTGTATCGCGACGACCTGACCCTGCGTTCCGATCACCCCGTGGTGCACCGCACGGAGGTGCCCTTCGGGATCCAGGGGAGGAAAGTGGTGCTGGTGGACGACGTCCTCTATACCGGGCGGACGGTGCGGGCGGCCCTGGACGCCATCATGGACCTGGGGCGTCCCGCCCTCATCCAGCTGGCGGTCCTCATCGACCGGGGGCACAGGGAGCTGCCCATCCGGGCAGACTACGTGGGGAAGAACGTCCCCACCTCACGACGGGAGATCATCCACGTGAAACTGGGGGAGACGGACGACGAAGACGCGGTAATAATCGAAGAGGTGAGCTGA
- a CDS encoding ArsA family ATPase gives MNTAAAQVSFIPAEELVRESLVAFTRGHPDLKYVFFGGKGGVGKTVMAGAAALWYARQGRKTLLASTNPVHSLSALLGQNVFGAERQVAGVPGFYAYEIDTADTIKRSKDEIREKIRWFLKYADIPTESDAFVETATMNPSFEESAMFENMINIMFEDKYEVYVFDTAPTANARRLLGMSKVYSLWVEKMMESRKEAQAMRLALSFRKRQEKDPLMDYLVSFRGRIGQANRLLTDASRTAFYFVTLPEALPIAVIRRFIGWFHDFGIPVGGVVVNGVIDPGVLSASTSEFVLNRVMMQQEYLGQIRELFPDVRAVIPLFETEVQGLGMLERVAEVLFR, from the coding sequence GTGAACACAGCAGCAGCACAGGTTTCGTTCATTCCAGCAGAGGAACTCGTCAGGGAGAGCCTGGTGGCATTTACCCGGGGGCACCCCGACCTGAAGTATGTGTTCTTCGGTGGTAAGGGTGGGGTGGGCAAGACGGTCATGGCGGGAGCTGCCGCCCTCTGGTATGCCCGCCAGGGCCGTAAGACCCTGCTCGCCTCCACCAACCCCGTGCACAGCCTTTCCGCCCTGCTGGGCCAGAACGTGTTCGGGGCCGAGCGCCAGGTGGCGGGGGTGCCGGGGTTTTACGCGTACGAGATCGATACCGCCGACACCATCAAGCGTTCCAAGGACGAGATCCGGGAGAAGATCCGCTGGTTCCTCAAGTACGCGGACATTCCCACCGAGTCGGATGCCTTCGTGGAGACCGCCACCATGAACCCCTCCTTCGAGGAGTCGGCCATGTTCGAGAACATGATCAACATCATGTTCGAGGACAAGTACGAGGTCTACGTCTTCGACACCGCCCCCACCGCCAACGCCCGCCGGTTGCTGGGCATGTCCAAAGTTTACTCCCTCTGGGTGGAGAAGATGATGGAGAGCCGCAAGGAGGCCCAGGCCATGCGGCTGGCCCTCTCCTTCCGCAAGCGGCAGGAAAAGGACCCCCTCATGGACTACCTGGTCTCCTTCCGGGGTCGCATCGGCCAGGCCAACCGCCTGCTCACCGACGCTTCCCGTACGGCCTTCTACTTCGTCACCCTGCCGGAGGCCCTGCCCATCGCGGTGATCAGGCGCTTCATCGGCTGGTTCCACGACTTCGGCATCCCGGTGGGGGGCGTGGTGGTCAACGGCGTCATCGATCCCGGAGTCCTCTCCGCCAGCACGTCGGAGTTCGTGCTCAACCGGGTGATGATGCAGCAGGAGTACCTGGGGCAGATCAGGGAGCTGTTCCCCGACGTGCGGGCCGTCATACCTCTCTTCGAAACCGAAGTGCAGGGCCTCGGGATGCTGGAGCGGGTGGCCGAAGTCCTCTTCCGCTGA